A part of Rhodamnia argentea isolate NSW1041297 chromosome 8, ASM2092103v1, whole genome shotgun sequence genomic DNA contains:
- the LOC125316310 gene encoding zinc finger protein 10-like: protein MSTTGIHRLLKSHYGQVMAPVGSDSWEEKAFAEDFGCVWPPRSYSCSFCNREFRSAQALGGHMNVHRRDRARLKQSALRNQSDEIPSQNSNAGLPCTLLPYQLQSDVSCLDQENDLNSKPSNYFTQSLSSRVLRLSSSDKKLTRTEELAYSPYYSVFVKEGRKPFGNGSLLNPATVKVRCSSDKNWLEVQKSLRGDKHECLDGSSSVTDLSVGLSSNLGRRPPATGSCSDEAINIKRPKTTESSWLTVPDPCSSTGGYTLKSDVQIGLKISSMEELDLELRLGDPPKVK, encoded by the coding sequence ATGTCGACGACGGGGATTCATCGACTTCTGAAGTCGCACTATGGGCAGGTAATGGCGCCGGTTGGCAGCGACTCGTGGGAGGAGAAGGCATTTGCAGAGGATTTCGGGTGCGTGTGGCCACCGAGGTCTTACTCGTGCAGCTTCTGCAATAGGGAGTTCAGGTCTGCTCAAGCTTTAGGGGGCCACATGAATGTGCACCGGAGAGATAGGGCGAGGCTCAAACAGTCAGCTCTCCGCAATCAAAGCGATGAAATCCCGAGCCAGAATTCGAACGCGGGTCTTCCTTGTACCCTTCTTCCCTATCAGCTCCAATCCGATGTTTCATGTTTGGATCAGGAAAATGACCTCAATTCAAAGCCTAGCAACTATTTCACACAGTCCCTTTCATCTAGGGTTTTAAGGTTATCATCATCGGATAAAAAGCTAACTCGTACTGAAGAGTTGGCCTACTCTCCTTATTATTCTGTCTTTGTCAAGGAAGGGCGAAAGCCTTTTGGCAACGGCTCTTTACTCAATCCGGCAACTGTGAAGGTCCGCTGTTCATCAGACAAAAATTGGCTCGAGGTGCAAAAAAGTTTAAGGGGGGACAAGCACGAGTGTTTAGATGGTTCATCCAGTGTGACCGATTTATCTGTGGGGTTGAGTTCTAACTTAGGCCGCCGTCCACCAGCGACTGGTTCTTGCAGCGATGAAGCGATCAATATCAAAAGGCCGAAAACAACGGAGTCATCTTGGCTGACTGTGCCTGATCCGTGTTCATCTACTGGTGGCTATACTCTGAAATCAGATGTGCAAATTGGGCTCAAGATCAGCTCCATGGAGGAATTGGACCTTGAGCTCAGACTTGGTGATCCTCCAAAGGTGAAATAG